The proteins below are encoded in one region of Rhodopirellula islandica:
- a CDS encoding GDSL-type esterase/lipase family protein: MRLRTTAPHPPHLTRSTLHPLTAWILGGLTCVAILPAATAQDASAPNSAAPDASEADPDLLAPYRDAATKRWEKEIQKYETLDAETTDPADGILLIGSSSIRRWDSAAEDLAPFRVIPRGYGGAKFSDLAVFAERLITPHDFRAVVVFVANDISGRENDADPAEVEKLVRHVVAVAREHRPDAPVLLVEITPTRSRYDAWPQIRELNARLREICFTEPNVHFVSTAETFMTHDNQPRENLFVGDQLHLNEEGYVIWGDLIRNRLIEVLREQTHD, encoded by the coding sequence ATGCGTTTGCGAACCACCGCTCCCCATCCGCCTCATTTGACTCGTTCCACACTCCATCCATTGACCGCTTGGATTCTGGGCGGACTGACGTGCGTCGCGATCCTTCCCGCCGCGACAGCCCAAGACGCGTCTGCCCCCAATTCGGCCGCTCCAGACGCCTCCGAAGCCGATCCCGACCTCCTAGCGCCCTACCGCGACGCGGCCACCAAGCGATGGGAAAAGGAAATCCAGAAATATGAGACTCTGGATGCAGAAACCACCGATCCAGCTGACGGGATCCTGTTGATTGGCAGCAGCAGCATCCGTCGCTGGGACTCTGCGGCAGAAGATCTGGCCCCGTTTCGAGTCATCCCACGTGGTTATGGCGGAGCGAAGTTCTCCGATTTGGCAGTGTTCGCGGAGCGACTGATCACGCCGCATGATTTTCGCGCTGTGGTGGTTTTCGTCGCCAATGACATCTCGGGGCGTGAAAACGATGCCGACCCCGCCGAGGTCGAGAAATTGGTTCGCCACGTCGTCGCGGTCGCTCGCGAGCACCGTCCCGATGCCCCCGTGCTGCTGGTCGAAATCACTCCGACCCGTTCACGCTACGACGCGTGGCCCCAAATCCGCGAACTCAACGCCAGATTGCGAGAGATTTGCTTCACCGAACCCAATGTGCACTTCGTTTCCACAGCGGAAACGTTCATGACGCACGACAACCAACCGCGAGAAAACCTGTTCGTGGGCGATCAATTGCACCTCAACGAAGAGGGCTATGTCATCTGGGGCGACCTCATTCGCAATCGCCTGATCGAGGTCCTGCGCGAACAGACCCACGATTGA
- a CDS encoding ClpP family protease: protein MASDHRLANAASYQSYQRQRQMTLGDLLLENRIVFMQGEIHYANANEIVMKLLYLQSENRRKDIHLYINSPGGSVTATLAIYDTMQMLSCPVATYCVGEACSGAAVLLVGGAKGKRFCLPNSRVMMHQPLGGVSGQVSDIEIQAAEMFRYRDKLNEIISGHCGKSVEQIAKDTDRDFFLDAQQAKEYGLVDDILLGTPVSENDED from the coding sequence ATGGCTTCGGATCATCGTCTCGCAAATGCGGCTTCCTATCAGAGTTACCAGCGTCAGCGTCAGATGACGCTGGGCGATTTGTTGCTTGAAAACCGAATCGTTTTCATGCAAGGCGAGATTCACTACGCCAACGCCAACGAAATCGTGATGAAGTTGTTGTACCTTCAGAGCGAAAATCGTCGCAAAGACATCCACCTGTACATCAATTCGCCCGGCGGCAGTGTGACCGCGACTTTGGCGATTTACGACACGATGCAAATGCTGTCGTGCCCCGTCGCCACGTATTGCGTCGGCGAAGCCTGCAGCGGAGCAGCCGTGTTGCTGGTCGGTGGTGCCAAGGGAAAACGATTCTGCTTGCCCAACAGCCGCGTGATGATGCACCAACCACTCGGTGGCGTTTCGGGTCAAGTCAGCGACATCGAAATTCAAGCCGCTGAAATGTTCCGTTACCGCGACAAATTGAACGAAATCATTTCCGGCCACTGTGGCAAATCGGTCGAGCAAATTGCCAAGGACACCGATCGCGATTTCTTCTTGGACGCCCAACAAGCCAAAGAGTACGGGCTCGTTGACGACATCTTGCTGGGAACTCCCGTGAGCGAAAACGACGAAGACTGA
- the clpP gene encoding ATP-dependent Clp endopeptidase proteolytic subunit ClpP — protein sequence MPVIPYVVESNGREERTYDIYSRLLKDRIIFLGQQVDDQISNALVAQMLFLQADDPKKDIHMYINSPGGSITAGMAIYDTMQFVSCDVATYCIGQAASMGAVLLTAGAKGKRFALPNARIMIHQPLAGMQGTAREVEIHVAELRRIKQRMNEIMIEHTGHSLEKIEEDTDRDRFMSADEACSYGLIDKVVKSIDD from the coding sequence ATGCCCGTCATCCCTTACGTGGTCGAAAGCAACGGCCGCGAAGAACGCACGTACGACATTTACAGCCGGTTGCTGAAGGACCGGATCATTTTTCTGGGGCAACAAGTCGACGACCAAATCAGCAACGCGCTCGTCGCTCAAATGCTGTTTTTGCAAGCGGACGATCCCAAGAAGGACATCCACATGTACATCAACTCGCCTGGTGGCAGCATCACGGCGGGAATGGCGATCTATGACACGATGCAATTCGTTTCGTGTGACGTCGCGACGTACTGCATTGGCCAAGCCGCCTCGATGGGCGCGGTCCTGTTGACCGCCGGTGCCAAGGGCAAGCGATTCGCATTGCCGAACGCTCGGATCATGATTCACCAGCCACTCGCTGGCATGCAAGGCACCGCGCGTGAAGTGGAAATCCACGTCGCTGAGTTGCGCCGAATCAAGCAACGCATGAACGAGATCATGATCGAACACACCGGTCACTCGCTCGAAAAGATCGAAGAGGACACCGACCGTGACCGCTTCATGTCAGCCGATGAAGCTTGCAGTTATGGTTTGATCGACAAGGTGGTCAAAAGCATCGACGACTGA
- the argH gene encoding argininosuccinate lyase — MASPSRSGVFQAETDARLEAYAESISFDSRLYEHDIRGSIAHANMLREVGLLTEEEFKLIRDTLETIRGELDRGELPMRFELEDIHMHVEQALIDRIGDTGRKLHTARSRNDQVSTDTRMWIRQSLDEIDALLVDLQAAFLSRCENDFDVILPAYTHLQRAQPVLAPHYWLAYIEKLERDRQRLADCRKRVNQCSLGIAAVAGTTLPIDRHHTASALDFEGITANSLDTSSDRDFVVESTFVLSLIASHLSGWAEEWILWSTVEFDFIQIPQAFCTGSSIMPQKVNPDTLELTRGKSARVMGALQTLMLLIKNLPLAYNRDLQEDKPPLFDAFDTTRAMLELAAPIVRGAELKRDSIAARIEKGYLDATTLMEWMIARGMPQRTAHHLVGAIVSEAMQQDVRLSELPLATYQKLSDQIDESIYEVLGTTNAIAAFRSEGSTAPARVREQIQLWTSRLENA; from the coding sequence GTGGCCAGCCCGTCTCGAAGTGGTGTCTTCCAAGCCGAAACCGATGCCCGACTGGAAGCATACGCCGAAAGCATCAGTTTTGACTCGCGGTTGTACGAGCACGACATTCGCGGGTCGATCGCCCACGCGAACATGCTTCGCGAAGTCGGGCTGCTCACAGAAGAGGAATTCAAGCTTATCCGGGACACTTTGGAAACCATTCGAGGCGAACTCGACCGCGGCGAATTGCCGATGCGATTCGAACTCGAAGACATCCACATGCATGTCGAGCAAGCCCTGATCGATCGGATCGGTGACACCGGCCGAAAACTGCACACCGCTCGCAGCCGAAACGACCAAGTCAGCACGGACACCCGAATGTGGATCCGGCAATCCCTCGATGAAATCGATGCGTTGCTGGTCGATCTGCAAGCGGCGTTTCTATCGCGTTGTGAGAATGACTTTGACGTCATCCTGCCCGCCTACACGCACCTGCAACGCGCCCAACCGGTGCTGGCGCCGCACTACTGGCTCGCCTACATCGAAAAACTGGAACGGGACCGACAACGCCTCGCGGATTGCCGAAAACGGGTCAACCAATGCTCGCTGGGGATCGCCGCGGTCGCTGGCACAACGCTTCCCATCGATCGCCATCACACCGCCTCAGCACTCGACTTCGAAGGCATCACCGCAAACAGCCTCGACACCAGCAGCGACCGTGACTTTGTGGTGGAGTCCACCTTCGTGCTCTCACTGATCGCGTCCCACCTGAGTGGCTGGGCGGAAGAGTGGATCCTGTGGAGCACGGTGGAGTTTGACTTCATCCAAATCCCACAAGCCTTCTGCACCGGCAGCAGCATCATGCCACAAAAGGTGAACCCGGACACCTTGGAATTGACCCGCGGCAAATCGGCTCGCGTGATGGGCGCGCTGCAAACCCTGATGCTGCTGATCAAGAATCTGCCGTTGGCTTACAACCGTGATTTGCAAGAAGACAAGCCACCGTTGTTCGATGCCTTCGACACAACCCGAGCGATGTTGGAACTGGCCGCACCGATCGTTCGCGGAGCCGAACTCAAACGCGATTCCATCGCAGCACGCATCGAGAAGGGCTACCTCGATGCGACGACCTTGATGGAGTGGATGATCGCTCGCGGGATGCCCCAACGCACTGCTCACCACTTGGTCGGTGCGATCGTCTCGGAAGCGATGCAGCAGGACGTGAGGCTGTCGGAATTGCCTCTGGCAACCTACCAAAAGCTCAGCGATCAAATCGATGAATCGATTTACGAGGTGCTCGGCACGACCAATGCGATCGCCGCTTTCCGCAGCGAAGGCTCCACCGCACCGGCCCGAGTTCGTGAGCAGATCCAGCTCTGGACATCACGCCTGGAAAACGCGTGA
- a CDS encoding outer membrane protein assembly factor BamB family protein, producing MIRRTLLGGCIAASTACGSVLPANDSTSTGPAPSSWTQFHGPSSYGDAGAGTLPTKWSDDDYAWKVQLNARHVGSPVVAGNQVFLLDTAVNPSDQSMTMDLVSIDVSTGKVLWRRSHAFEEAHRHSRNTAASSTPVVHEGHVYFVYGDANHAELLAYNVNGEAVWSRDLGTWSGVHGFGASPVVIDSQLLLFNDQQSSRLEAWQTPGKSSMLAFDPKTGKTIWETPVTSTRPSYGVPTTDGQQLIGASTGDGIFGLDPETGKMLWSLKVFNKRVCSSPLVVGDLAIGTCGSGGGGNYLSAVRIPKSASEQPEEAFRITTAAPYVPTPAVKGNLMFLVSDSGIATCIDWTQDGKKVWSKRLGGNFGASPIIVGDQLLAISLDGTAHVLSASDSATQAGKFDLGGPVGATPAFTGGHLFLRINDQLCCLKTKEAGGQE from the coding sequence ATGATCCGTCGCACACTTTTGGGCGGATGCATCGCGGCCAGCACCGCTTGCGGCTCCGTCTTGCCCGCGAACGATTCCACTTCGACAGGCCCCGCACCTTCCTCGTGGACTCAATTCCACGGGCCCAGCTCCTACGGCGACGCCGGTGCCGGCACGTTGCCAACCAAGTGGAGCGATGACGATTACGCTTGGAAGGTGCAACTCAATGCACGGCATGTGGGTTCGCCTGTCGTGGCAGGCAACCAAGTCTTCCTGCTCGACACCGCGGTCAATCCGTCCGATCAATCGATGACGATGGACTTGGTCAGCATCGATGTGTCGACAGGCAAAGTCCTCTGGCGTCGTTCACACGCCTTTGAAGAAGCTCATCGTCACAGCCGAAACACGGCCGCCTCCAGCACACCCGTCGTGCACGAAGGGCATGTCTACTTCGTCTACGGAGATGCCAACCACGCTGAGTTGTTGGCGTACAACGTGAACGGTGAAGCCGTCTGGTCACGCGACCTAGGGACTTGGTCGGGAGTGCATGGTTTTGGTGCGAGCCCCGTGGTGATCGATTCCCAACTGCTGTTGTTCAACGATCAACAGTCCAGCCGATTGGAAGCGTGGCAAACACCAGGCAAGAGTTCCATGTTGGCGTTCGATCCCAAGACTGGCAAAACGATTTGGGAAACCCCCGTGACCTCCACGCGGCCTTCGTACGGTGTGCCAACCACGGATGGACAACAACTGATCGGTGCCAGCACTGGCGATGGTATCTTTGGCCTCGATCCAGAAACCGGCAAGATGCTGTGGTCGCTCAAAGTGTTCAACAAACGAGTTTGCAGTTCACCGTTGGTGGTGGGTGACTTGGCCATCGGCACCTGCGGAAGCGGTGGTGGTGGGAATTACCTGTCCGCCGTGCGGATCCCCAAGAGCGCGTCGGAACAACCCGAGGAAGCCTTTCGGATCACGACCGCGGCACCGTACGTGCCAACACCCGCAGTCAAAGGCAACCTGATGTTCCTGGTGTCGGACTCAGGCATCGCCACCTGCATTGACTGGACACAAGACGGCAAAAAGGTTTGGTCGAAACGATTGGGCGGCAACTTTGGTGCCTCCCCCATCATCGTCGGAGATCAACTGCTGGCCATTTCGCTGGACGGGACCGCGCACGTGTTGTCCGCTAGCGATTCAGCAACTCAAGCTGGCAAATTCGATCTTGGCGGCCCGGTCGGCGCGACCCCCGCGTTCACCGGAGGTCACTTGTTCCTTCGCATCAACGACCAACTCTGCTGCCTCAAAACGAAGGAAGCAGGTGGGCAGGAATGA
- a CDS encoding GNAT family N-acetyltransferase has product MIHIEITDSPEELLSDMTAWDRLAGGIPFRQTVWLQSWWQQFGNAERAFFMVARDESGVCRGMLPLERTEGDLRRLQTLAAGNVCTDHVSILARPEDREEIANAFASFLIECSSDRKQGWDQIDFDGTIAGDPAMEIFLRRLAAEEVPTSIRTRMHLWFNRCEATWEDLLATRSRKYRNRVRGLLRKLDESDGELFVRDAGSPAEARQGVSKLIEMHQKRWQAVGEPGTYADERMVRFVTDATLRMSDRGRLLLPQLVYQDEVVATELHYIGDDGRQYCYSTGVNHAYPDLKPGILLNSHMFREAHRHGRAGIDYMRGDETYKGRLHSHPTPLLEISVFAKHARGQVRMAQDRATQLLKVQWRRMKDLPQEQPLTLEEAFAEEHRAFLPDQKSVTESLAVVPAILSVAHQTIVEEKEEPLESAMIYSIQDYQRPGAFSHEPEPSN; this is encoded by the coding sequence ATGATCCACATTGAAATCACCGATTCGCCCGAAGAACTGTTGTCCGACATGACTGCCTGGGACCGCCTGGCAGGCGGGATTCCGTTTCGGCAGACCGTATGGTTGCAATCCTGGTGGCAGCAGTTTGGCAATGCCGAACGAGCCTTTTTCATGGTCGCCCGAGATGAATCGGGCGTTTGCCGTGGGATGCTGCCTCTGGAGCGAACCGAGGGTGACCTGCGTCGGTTGCAGACCCTCGCCGCCGGCAATGTCTGCACCGATCACGTTTCGATTCTGGCACGCCCCGAGGATCGCGAAGAGATTGCCAACGCTTTCGCAAGCTTTCTGATCGAGTGTTCTTCGGATCGAAAACAGGGATGGGACCAAATCGATTTCGACGGAACCATCGCGGGTGACCCGGCGATGGAAATCTTCTTGCGACGTCTGGCGGCCGAAGAAGTTCCGACCAGCATTCGCACTCGGATGCACCTCTGGTTCAATCGTTGCGAAGCGACCTGGGAAGATCTGTTGGCGACGCGTTCACGCAAGTATCGCAACCGAGTTCGCGGTCTGCTTCGCAAGTTGGATGAAAGCGACGGAGAACTTTTTGTGCGAGATGCGGGATCCCCCGCGGAAGCTCGCCAAGGGGTGTCGAAGCTGATCGAGATGCATCAAAAGCGTTGGCAAGCGGTCGGGGAACCAGGGACTTACGCCGATGAGCGCATGGTTCGTTTTGTGACCGATGCCACGTTGAGAATGAGCGATCGTGGCCGGTTGCTGCTGCCTCAGTTGGTCTACCAAGACGAGGTCGTCGCGACCGAGTTGCACTACATCGGTGACGATGGACGTCAGTACTGCTACAGCACCGGTGTCAATCACGCGTACCCAGATCTCAAACCGGGCATCCTGTTGAACTCGCACATGTTCCGTGAGGCTCACCGTCATGGTCGCGCGGGCATCGACTACATGCGCGGTGACGAAACTTACAAGGGTCGTCTGCACTCCCACCCGACTCCCCTGTTAGAGATCTCTGTGTTTGCCAAGCATGCTCGCGGGCAAGTGCGAATGGCCCAAGATCGTGCAACCCAGTTGCTCAAAGTCCAGTGGCGACGCATGAAAGATCTGCCTCAAGAACAACCGCTCACTCTCGAGGAAGCCTTTGCTGAAGAGCATCGAGCTTTCCTTCCTGATCAAAAGAGCGTGACAGAATCGCTCGCGGTTGTGCCGGCAATTCTTTCGGTGGCACATCAAACCATTGTCGAGGAAAAGGAAGAGCCGTTGGAGTCGGCCATGATCTACTCCATTCAAGACTATCAACGTCCGGGTGCGTTTTCGCATGAACCCGAACCGAGCAATTGA
- a CDS encoding GNAT family N-acetyltransferase has translation MSATLATLYRAIRRLHVMDVTCLLHASPVQPVDAAEPPPIRPASDELVAHVIEFEELEPLRRDDRISPVVGTGIARTAASSDHGPGDQWLFGIRNDERVISFIWAATGYIPASENFSRSAHLGSSLNMPPHCGFLFNAWTDPEHRGRGLMANLLRSLIHEDALGLNLQDWFATTDWTNVASQSTFHKCGFQRVGRLYRVGRGRMQASVVPDLERRMKETVQLEASRQRPHIASDAPGLRWSL, from the coding sequence ATGTCCGCGACTCTAGCAACTCTTTATCGAGCGATACGGCGACTGCATGTGATGGATGTCACGTGTTTGTTGCATGCATCGCCGGTCCAACCGGTGGACGCTGCGGAGCCTCCTCCGATTCGTCCAGCATCCGATGAGTTGGTTGCCCATGTGATTGAGTTCGAAGAACTGGAGCCCCTGCGTCGCGACGACCGGATCAGTCCTGTTGTCGGAACGGGGATCGCTCGCACCGCTGCGTCGAGCGACCATGGACCGGGTGATCAATGGTTGTTTGGGATTCGGAACGACGAGCGAGTCATCTCATTCATTTGGGCTGCGACGGGCTACATTCCCGCCTCTGAAAACTTCAGTCGGAGTGCTCATCTGGGATCTTCGCTCAACATGCCACCGCATTGTGGCTTTCTATTCAATGCCTGGACCGATCCAGAACACCGTGGTCGCGGGCTGATGGCGAATCTGCTTCGTTCATTGATCCACGAAGACGCCTTGGGGTTGAATCTGCAGGATTGGTTCGCCACAACCGATTGGACGAATGTTGCCTCGCAGAGCACGTTTCACAAGTGCGGTTTCCAGCGGGTCGGACGGCTCTATCGCGTTGGTCGTGGACGCATGCAAGCCAGCGTGGTTCCTGACTTGGAACGTCGGATGAAGGAAACTGTGCAGTTAGAAGCCAGCCGTCAAAGGCCGCACATTGCCTCGGATGCGCCGGGGCTACGCTGGTCGTTGTGA